From Oryctolagus cuniculus chromosome 17, mOryCun1.1, whole genome shotgun sequence, a single genomic window includes:
- the SMIM36 gene encoding small integral membrane protein 36 encodes MEFYLEIDPVTLNLIILVASYVILLLVFLISCVLYDCRGKDPSKEYAPEATLDAQTAIRLVVMQQSAPGAHWARGPSLHLGDSALLGKKSTVV; translated from the coding sequence ATGGAGTTCTACTTGGAGATCGATCCTGTCACCTTGAACCTGATCATCCTGGTTGCGAGCTACGTCATCTTGCTCCTGGTGTTCCTCATCTCCTGTGTGCTGTACGACTGCCGAGGCAAGGACCCCAGTAAGGAGTATGCGCCAGAGGCCACTCTCGACGCCCAGACCGCTATCCGCCTGGTGGTGATGCAGCAGAGTGCTCCTGGCGCCCACTGGGCAAGAGGACCCAGCCTCCATTTGGGGGATTCTGCTCTGCTAGGGAAGAAAAGCACCGTGGTGTGA